In Camelina sativa cultivar DH55 chromosome 16, Cs, whole genome shotgun sequence, a single window of DNA contains:
- the LOC104753985 gene encoding early nodulin-like protein 1: MASSSSTLPLAIFSFIFLCSLAAANEVTVGGKYGDWKIPPSSSYSFTXESLLYFVSVFRYEAGKDSVLEVTKEAYNSCNTTNSLANYTDGETKVKLDRSGPFYFISGANGHCEKGQKLSLVVISPRHSVISPAPSPVEFEDGPALAPAPTSGSVRLGGGHVLLGLVLGLWAWF; the protein is encoded by the exons atggcttcttcttcttctacgctTCCCCTAGctatcttctccttcatcttcttatgCTCTCTCGCCGCTGCAAATGAAGTCACCGTCGGTGGTAAATACGGTGACTGGAAGATCCCTCCTTCCTCTTCTTACTCCTTCACTNGAG AATCACTTCTgtattttgtttcagttttccGGTACGAAGCTGGTAAAGACTCGGTTTTGGAAGTAACAAAAGAAGCTTACAACAGCTGCAACACTACGAACTCTTTGGCTAACTACACTGACGGAGAGACTAAGGTGAAATTGGACAGGTCTGGTCCATTTTACTTCATTAGTGGAGCTAATGGTCACTGTGAGAAAGGTCAGAAGCTGAGCCTCGTCGTGATTAGTCCTCGTCACAGTGTCATCTCTCCTGCTCCTTCTCCGGTTGAGTTTGAAGATGGTCCAGCTTTGGCTCCAGCTCCTACAAGTGGCTCAGTTAGGCTTGGTGGTGGTCATGTTTTGTTAGGTCTTGTTCTTGGTCTATGGGCTTGGTTCTAA